From the genome of Lycorma delicatula isolate Av1 chromosome 11, ASM4794821v1, whole genome shotgun sequence, one region includes:
- the LOC142332275 gene encoding uncharacterized protein LOC142332275, which produces MYLLSTLLRYQKSILNCLKEEGRRFDGNIKWYVAANVELMKRTHLEDGVETTYTNLYLHGKTRTVINLDDNTDVVEESWIESVEKIIETLTKFINNGSGWVMNKIIYIDLNIIRYRPLYGASSSFIKTPKKLVKREAIVNVKNPHDEKCFLWSVLAYLHDQPGRNYRQSWYARFEHEINMNGISYPVKVKDIDRFEVLNHTISINVYGYEEDNDRVYPVRVTENRDRTHCIHLLLLAGETRDKFHYCLINTKPGKNGLSRLLSGLTKHHCSSQYCPYCLHRFSSSDPHVATQNLNQHLIECKRHGAQRIRVPDPAKEKECVMKFRDYSSTLRVPYTVYADFESFVHPMDTATPKPNTSFSDKVAHHLPSGYAYVIVDEEGEICEGPVVYRARTDGENIVEKMLDELLGHADRLHKIMITEKPMVMTPEDTETFQRATECFLCHCELNDDRVRHHSHTTGRFLGACHNECNLNCKRTEHIPVFFHNLRGYDSHHIVQALGKYKDDVKINCIANTSERLQSLSVGSLRFLDSLQFLSSSLEKLVENLVKDCQDKDTVFKRLTNCYPLPEKRDCLIRKGVYPYEYMTHINKFFETQLPPQTAFYSTLRRENITDDDYVHAQNVWESFDCNTLGDYHDLYLLSDVLLLADVFENFRSTSMQYYGLDPCHFYSTPHFTWNAMLKFTRQKLELLTDIDMHLFVEKGTRGGVAMISTRHAKANNPNIPDQYDPSEPTSWVQYYDCNNLYGTAMVEPLPHANFRWLSTEEIDNLDINSVCDRSEKGYILEVDLEYPQELHDRHKDYPLAPERLVPTDDMLSPYLKDIKRCPVKKLLTTLYDKQNYVLHYRNLKLYTRLGLKVKNIHRVLEFSQSPWLKPYIDFNTEKRAQARNSFEKDFFKLMNNAVYGKSLENVRNRIDFQLVTNERKLDKVIAKPRVKAWYIYNKDVVGVSLKKTEIFLNRPIYIGFTVLDISKMIMYEFHYDYMVEKYGHNINLLMTDTDSLMYHIVTDNVYNDILHDIDRFDTSDYPRDHACFSNTNKKRLGKFKDEMNGKAIREFVGLRAKMYSILEFDKKEKNVAKGIPRVSIAKDLRHDLYKKSLFNDSVTYTSAYGIISTLHNIFSINKSKKSLSPYDDKRYILENKINTVPYGHYSINKKKRKLPPNNDDNTPQKRPRTVNEVLIAHDHDYCRPRTVNETLIAHDHDYC; this is translated from the exons atgtatctcctttcaacccttctacggtatcagaagagcatcctgaactgtttgaaggaagaaggcagacgctttgatggcaacataaaatg gtacgttgcagcaaatgttgaattgatgaagcggacacatctcgaagacggagtagaaacTACATATACCAATTTGTATCtgcatggaaaaactagaacggtgataaatttagatgataacaccgacgttgttgaagaatcatggatagaatcagtggagaaaattatagagacactgaccaaattcatcaacaacggcagcggatgggtaatgaataaaataatttatattgatttaaatattatccgttaccgtccgttatatggcgcctctagttcatttataaaaacaccaaaaaaacttgtaaaaagagaggcaatagttaatgtaaaaaatccgcatgatgaaaaatgtttcctatggtccgtactagcatacctgCATGACCAACCAGGTCGGAACTATCGTCAGAGTTGGTATGCACgctttgaacatgaaattaacatgaacgggatatcatatccagtaaaggtaaaagacattgatcgcttcgaggtgttgaaccacacaataagcatcaatgtctacggctatgaggaagataacgatcgcgtgtacccggtacgtgttaccgaaaaccgcgatcgtacccactgcatacacctattgctgcttgcaggggagacgagagataaatttcactactgccttataaataccaaaccaggtaaaaatgggctatctcgtctcctttcaggtcttacaaaaCATCACTGCAGCAGTcaatattgcccttactgtttgcaccgtttcagttcatcagacccacatgtcgctacacaaaacctaaaccaacatttgatcgagtgtaagcgacacggtgcacaaaggataagagtacccgatcccgctaaagaaaaggaatgcgtgatgaagttcagggactactcgtccacactacgcgttccgtatacggtgtatgcagactttgaatcattcgtacatccgatggacactgccacccctaaacccaacactagtttttccgataaggtagcccatcatcttccgtccggttacgcctatgtaatcgtcgacgaggaaggggagatttgtgaaggtcctgtagtctaccgagcgagaaccgatggtgaaaatatcgttgaaaagatgctggatgaattgctcggtcacgccgatagattgcacaaaattatgattaccgaaaaaccgatggtgatgactcccgaagacactgaaacatttcaaagggctaccgagtgttttctttgtcattgtgagttgaacgacgatcgtgtacgtcatcactcgcataccacaggacggtttctcggtgcatgtcataacgagtgcaatttaaattgtaagcgcaccgagcatattccggtattttttcataacctccgcggttacgatagtcatcatatagttcaagctctgggaaaatataaggacgatgtaaaaataaactgtatcgccaacacgtccgagcgattacagtcactgtccgtcggttcgttgaggttcttggactctttacaatttctttcgtcgtcgctcgaaaaacttgtggaaaatcttgtaaaagattgtcaggacaaagacaccgtatttaaacgtctcacaaactgttacccgctacccgagaaaagagattgtttaatccgtaaaggcgtttacccgtacgagtacatgacccatataaacaagtttttcgaaacccaacttccaccgcagacggcattctacagtacgctaagaagagagaacataacggacgatgattacgttcacgctcaaaacgtgtgggaatcgtttgactgcaatacgttaggcgattaccacgatctttatcttcttagcgacgtattattgttggcagacgtctttgaaaatttccgaagtacgtctatgcaatattacggtttggacccctgtcacttttactccaccccccatttcacgtggaatgccatgttaaaatttacccgacaaaaattggaactgttgaccgacatagatatgcatctgtttgtcgaaaaaggaacacgaggcggtgtagccatgatttcaaccagacacgccaaggcgaacaatccaaacattccagatcagtatgacccatccgaacccacatcctgggttcaatattacgattgcaacaacctttacgggacagccatggttgagcccttgccacacgctaattttaggtggttgagtactgaagagattgacaatctcgatattaacagcgtttGCGATCGTAGTGAAAAGGGCTACATCTTagaagtggatcttgagtatccacaagaattgcacgatcgtcacaaggattaccctctcgcaccagaacggttagtaccaaccgatgatatgctgtccccctatttgaaggacataaagagatgtcccgtaaagaaattattgactacattgtacgacaaacaaaattacgttttacattacagaaacctaaagttgtacactcgactaggactgaaagtgaaaaatattcacagagttctggaattctcccagtcgccttggttgaaaccgtacatcgacttcaatactgaaaagcgtgcacaagcacgaaacagttttgaaaaggacttttttaagttgatgaacaacgcggtgtatggcaagtccttagaaaacgtacgaaacagaatagacttccaactggtcactaacgaacgtaaattggataaggtgattgcaaaaccgagagttaaggcttggtacatctataacaaggatgtcgttggggtaagtctgaagaaaacggagatatttctcaatcgtccgatctacatcggatttaccgtattggacattagcaaaatgatcatgtacgaattccactatgactacatggtggaaaagtacggtcataatataaatcttctaatgaccgatacggatagtctgatgtatcatatcgtgaccgataacgtttacaacgatattcttcacgatatcgatcggttcgatacttcagattaccctcgcgatcacgcatgttttagtaataccaataagaaacgacttggtaaattcaaagacgaaatgaatggaaaagctattcgtgaatttgtcggacttcgtgctaagatgtatagcattctcgaattcgacaagaaagagaagaatgtagcaaagggtattcctagagtatccattgcaaaggatcttagacacgatctgtacaaaaaaagtctttttaatgattccgttacgtatacaagcgcgtacggaatcataagcactttgcacaatattttttccattaacaagtcaaagaaatcgctttcaccttacgacgataaacgttacatattagaaaataaaatcaacacagttccatacggacattacagtataaacaaaaaaaaacgtaaactCCCACCCAACAATGACGACAACACTCCCCAAAAAAGgccaagaaccgtaaacgaagtgCTCATAGCCCACGATCATGACTATTGtagaccaagaaccgtaaacgaaaccCTAATAGCCCACGACcatgactattgttaa
- the LOC142332446 gene encoding uncharacterized protein LOC142332446 — protein MEEDTPLPSPASPSPSSHQSTPQPSPASPPPSPQQRRPVIRRAPAILTLPRRPPSASPPRHQPTASPPRHQPTASLPRRPHISTISAILSLPSTSSSSEAHLPSFTEQESLQSVAGSVVDNLNRCPVCLSEPVSVQVEGCNHRYCDGCAGMLIVNDGRCALCRREISSYCGIERVSQSRPGAAVFFKEDYYRLLIEFRRNNTRVLTKFILNFFLSRNTTMEFKVLMLRSLMRRYVGFFYLRKK, from the exons ATGGAGGAAGATACACCGCTACCGTCACCAGCGTCTCCTTCACCATCATCTCATCAGTCAACACCGCAACCGTCACCAGCGTCTCCACCACCATCACCTCAACAAAGACGACCAGTAATTAGACGCGCACCAGCAATACTAACATTGCCAAGACGACCGCCTTCAGCGTCTCCACCAAGACATCAACCTACAGCGTCTCCACCAAGACATCAACCTACAGCGTCTCTACCAAGACGACCACACATAAGCACAATATCAGCAATACTGTCATTACCTTCAACGTCATCGTCGTCAGAAGCACACCTTCCGTCGTTTACAGAACAAGAAAGTCTGCAATCCGTCGCTGGATCAGTTGTTGACAACTTAAACAGATGCCCGGTCTGTTTATCAGAACCGGTATCTGTTCAGGTTGAAGGATGCAACCATAGATACTGCGACGGGTGTGCAGGCATGCTGATCGTAAACGATGGAAGGTGTGCCCTCTGTCGGCGTGAAATATCTTCATACTGTGGAATTGAaag GGTGTCACAATCACGACCTGGTGCAGCAGTTTTCTTCAAAGAAGATTACTATcgattattaattgaatttcggCGTAACAATACTAGAGtattaaccaaatttattttaaatttttttttatcaagaaacacCACAATGGAATTTAAAGTATTAATGCTCAGAAGTTTAATGAGGAGGTATGTAGggtttttttacttaagaaaaaaataa